From the genome of Leishmania braziliensis MHOM/BR/75/M2904 WGS CADA00000000 data, contig 101, whole genome shotgun sequence, one region includes:
- a CDS encoding amastin-like protein, whose translation MACTVTLLVYVLLQFIAFLCVLVGTPLDMFHLSSGGSRFGNTPCITLWGLNEQCYTSRNNISLEELWIACPDRRDRFRRAQVFAIISICVYGLAALLGFIALCCCSCLRWVCLALNIAGVATLCVVWASMVRTYEKADGSCIMQKLVSFLGVGFMLLVIAWCLDIINILLLLLSCPARYPSKGLDSNE comes from the coding sequence ATGGCGTGTACCGTCACCCTCCTGGTGTATGTGCTCCTCCAGTTCATCGCGTTCCTCTGTGTGCTCGTGGGCACGCCCCTCGACATGTTTCACCTGAGTAGTGGGGGGAGCAGATTTGGCAACACGCCCTGCATTACGTTGTGGGGGTTAAATGAGCAGTGCTACACCAGCAGGAACAATATAAGTTTGGAGGAGCTCTGGATAGCATGCCCTGACCGGCGCGACCGTTTCCGCAGAGCTCAGGTGTTTGCTATCATCTCCATCTGCGTGTACGGCCTGGCTGCCCTCCTCGGCTTCAttgcgctgtgctgctgctcgtgcctCCGCTGGGTCTGCCTGGCGCTCAACATCGCCGGCGTAGCCACGCTGTGCGTTGTGTGGGCCTCCATGGTGAGGACCTACGAAAAGGCTGATGGCAGTTGTATAATGCAGAAGCTCGTCTCCTTCTTGGGAGTCGGCTTCATGCTATTGGTGATCGCATGGTGCCTGGACATCATCAACATCCTCTTATTGCTGCTCTCCTGCCCGGCCAGGTACCCGAGTAAGGGCCTGGATTCGAATGAATAG